GGCGCAGACGAGGGAATTGATAGCGTAATTTCCTCTGTTACTTTGACATTGGCTGACAACGTAGAAAACCTCACCCTAACTGGTACAACCGCCATCAACGGTACAGGTAACAGCCTCAATAACAACATTACTGGTAACTCTGCCAACAACACCCTTGATGGTGATGACGGGAATGACAACCTCAGCGGTGGCGCTGGCGATGACAGCCTTGTTGGTGGTGCGGGTAATGATAACCTCAACGGTGGTACTGGTAATGATACCCTTGATGGTGGTGCGGGTAATGATGTCTATACAGTTGATAGTGTTGACGATTCCATTGATGAAGGCGCAGACGAGGGAATTGATAGCGTAATTTCCTCTGTTACTTGGACATTGGGTGCCAACGTAGAAAACCTCAACCTAACTGGTACAACCGCCATCAACGGTACAGGTAACAGCCTCAATAACAACATTACTGGTAACTCTGCCAACAACACCCTTGATGGTGATGACGGGAATGACAACCTCAGCGGTGGCGCTGGCGATGACAGCCTTGTTGGTGGTGCGGGTAATGATAACCTCAACGGTGGTACTGGTAATGATACCCTTGATGGTGGTGCGGGTAATGATGTCTATACAGTTGATAGTGTTGGCGATTCCATTGATGAAGGCGCAAACGAGGGAATTGATAGCGTAATTTCCTCTGTTACTTGGACATTGGGTGCCAACGTAGAAAACCTCAACCTCACTGGTACAACCGCCATCAACGGTACAGGTAACAGCCTCAATAACAACATTACTGGTAACTCTGGCAACAACATCCTTGATGGTGGTGCTGGTAATGACAACCTCAGCGGTGGCGCTGGCGATGACAGCCTTGTTGGTGGTGCGGGAAATGATAACCTCAACGGTGGTACTGGTAATGATACCCTCAAGGGTGGTGCGGGTAATGATGTCTATACAGTTGATAGTGTTGGCGATTCCATTGATGAAGGCGCAAACGAGGGAATTGAGGCTCTTGCGTACTTAGCGTGCTAAATTGATAGGATAATGCCAAGAAAGTAAAGCTCTAATCTCAAAATTACGAAAGTTTCTAAATCCAAATCCACTTCGCTTTATTAACTTCAGTTTATTATTTATTCCTTCTACTACTCCACTGGTAGTCCTTCGTTCAAAATATCCGACTATTTCTCCAAACCACCGTTTAATTGTCTGCACACTTCTTTGATAATATGGTTCAGCTTTTTTTAACCAATTGATTAATTCTAGCGTTCCCGTTACCACATTTTTATTGTCTTCAAATAAATTGTGAAAATCTTCTTTTAATGAATGCATTCTAGCTATTAAAGGAGAAGCTTGTTTAATTCTATTTAATTTATCTTTTTGCTTTTCGGTGAGCTTATTCTCGGCTTTTAGAATTGTAAATTTATTTCCTTTTAAACTTTCAAATACTTTTTTTCTTTCCGGGGCATTTAACTCAGATGCTATTTTCTTTTCTGCTATCCTAGCTCGATTTAATTCTTCATGTACTAATTTAGTAACATGGAACCTATCTACCGTTACAAGGGCGTTTGGACAAATCTTCTCAATTAAAGATTTATAATTGCCTGTCATATCAATACTTACTTCTTCTATTTGTGACAAAACTTTTTCTCCCCACATTCTCATGGTTTTTTTGATTTCAATTTGTTTTCTTTCTTTTACTAAACCTATCAATTTACCTGAATCTATATCTACTAGCACGACAATAAATTTTCCTTGTCCTTTGACCAAACTAATTTCATCTATTCCTAATCTTCTTAAATCTTTGACATCTATTGGCATCACATTTTTAGCTACATCTTCAAGCATTGATATGACTTCTTCATTAGTTAGTCCATTATTTCTTGCCACATTACTTACATTACTATTAATCACTTGTTTGATAATATATTCCGCATATCGGTATGTATACCTCTTTCTTGCTCCTAGAAAATCTAGCTTTTCATTAAATGTTTTTCGGCATTTTTTACACTTGAATCTTCGTCTATTGACATTCAGTATTACTTCAAAATCCCCCATCGGTAAATCTTTCACTAAACATTTTTGATTTTGATGTAAATGTCTTGAGTTTTGACCACAGTGTGGGCACGATGCACTTTTCGCTTTTTTACCTACTGATAGAATTAGGACTTGACCCTCTTGTAGGCTTGATTCTACTAATACTTCAGGCAAATTTAGGAGTTGAGTCATTATTCGTTTCATAATTTATTTTATTAAACATTATTAAAAAATATCTTAACATTTTAGCACGCTAAGTACCCAAGAACCGCGAGGGAACAGATACCGTAAATTCTTCTGTTACTTGGACATTGGGTGCCAACCTGGAAAACCTCACCCTCAGTGGTACAGCCAACATCAACGGTACAGGTAACAGCGGCAATAACAATATTACTGGTAACTCTGGCAACAACACCCTTGATGGTGGTGCTGGTGATGACACCCTCACTGGTGGTGCTGGCGATGACACTTATATCGTTGACAGTCTGAGCGATACCATTGTTGAGAACGCCAGCGAGGGAACAGATACCGTAAATTCTTCTGTTACTTGGACATTGGGTGCCAACCTGGAAAACCTCACCCTCACTGGTACAGACGCCATCAACGGTACAGGTAACAGCGGCAATAACAATATTACTGGTAACTCTGGCAACAACATCCTTGATGGTGGTGGTGGTGATGACACCCTCACTGGTGGTGCTGGCGATGACACTTATATCGTTGACAGTCTGAGCGATACCATTGTTGAGAACGCCAGCGAGGGAACAGATACCGTAAATTCTTCTGTTACTTGGACATTGGGTGCCAACCTGGAAAACCTCACCCTCAGTGGTACAGCCAACATCAACGGTACAGGTAACAGCGGCAATAACAATATTACTGGTAACTCTGGTAACAACACCCTTGATGGTGGTGCTGGTAATGACACCCTCACTGGTGGTGCTGGCGATGACAGCTATATCGTTGACAGTCTGAGCGATAACATTGTCGAGAACGCAAACGAGGGAACTGATACCGTAAATTCTTCTGTTACTTGGGCATTGGGTGCCGACCTGGAAAACCTCACCCTCACTGGTACAAATGCCATCAACGGTACAGGTAACGGCCTCAATAACAACATTACTGGTAACTCTGGCAACAACATCCTTGATGGTGGTGTTGGTAATGACAGCCTAATTGGTGGTGATGGCGATGACAACCTCACTGGTGGCGCTGGTAATGACAGCCTAATTGGTGGTGATGGCGATGACAACCTCGGTGGTGGTGCCGATAATGACATTCTCAGTGGTGGTGTTGGTAATGACAATTTGAATGGTGATGCTGGTGATGACAGTCTCAGTGGTGATGATGGCGATGACAACCTCAATGGTGGCGATGGTAATGACAGCCTAATTGGTGGTGCTGGTGATGACACCCTCAATGGTAATGCTGGTAATGACAGCCTAATTGGTGGTGATGGCCATGACAACCTCAATGGTAATGCTGGTAATGACACCCTAGCTGGTGGTGCTGGCAGTAACGTCTTGATTGGTGGTACTGGTGACGATACCTACATTATTGATAGTGCTGATGATTTAATTTCGGAGTCCTCAACCGGGGGAACTGATACCATAATTTCTTCTGTTGATTGGCAATTGTTTACCAACGTGGAAAACCTCACCCTCACTGATACAGCCATCAACGGTATAGGTAACGGCGGCAATAACATCATTATTGGTAACGCTAATGACAACACTCTCCGTGGTGGTGCTGGTAGTGATACCCTCACTGGTGGTCTTGGTAATGATGTGTTTGTCTTCTCTAACGTAAGTGAAGCTGGTGATAACATCACTGACTTTAGTGTTATCGATGACAAGTTGCGGCTAACTGGTGTATTCCCAAGCCCTTCTCCATTTACTGATTTTCAGAATGCGAAAGATCTCGGTTATCTAATACTAACTGGTAATCAAGTTCAGGTTGACATTGATGGTAGTGGACCAGGTACTGCTATT
The Gloeotrichia echinulata CP02 DNA segment above includes these coding regions:
- a CDS encoding calcium-binding protein, which codes for MGANLENLTLSGTANINGTGNSGNNNITGNSGNNTLDGGAGDDTLTGGAGDDTYIVDSLSDTIVENASEGTDTVNSSVTWTLGANLENLTLTGTDAINGTGNSGNNNITGNSGNNILDGGGGDDTLTGGAGDDTYIVDSLSDTIVENASEGTDTVNSSVTWTLGANLENLTLSGTANINGTGNSGNNNITGNSGNNTLDGGAGNDTLTGGAGDDSYIVDSLSDNIVENANEGTDTVNSSVTWALGADLENLTLTGTNAINGTGNGLNNNITGNSGNNILDGGVGNDSLIGGDGDDNLTGGAGNDSLIGGDGDDNLGGGADNDILSGGVGNDNLNGDAGDDSLSGDDGDDNLNGGDGNDSLIGGAGDDTLNGNAGNDSLIGGDGHDNLNGNAGNDTLAGGAGSNVLIGGTGDDTYIIDSADDLISESSTGGTDTIISSVDWQLFTNVENLTLTDTAINGIGNGGNNIIIGNANDNTLRGGAGSDTLTGGLGNDVFVFSNVSEAGDNITDFSVIDDKLRLTGVFPSPSPFTDFQNAKDLGYLILTGNQVQVDIDGSGPGTAITLATLNVSATLLTSTNFVF
- a CDS encoding ISL3 family transposase, with translation MTQLLNLPEVLVESSLQEGQVLILSVGKKAKSASCPHCGQNSRHLHQNQKCLVKDLPMGDFEVILNVNRRRFKCKKCRKTFNEKLDFLGARKRYTYRYAEYIIKQVINSNVSNVARNNGLTNEEVISMLEDVAKNVMPIDVKDLRRLGIDEISLVKGQGKFIVVLVDIDSGKLIGLVKERKQIEIKKTMRMWGEKVLSQIEEVSIDMTGNYKSLIEKICPNALVTVDRFHVTKLVHEELNRARIAEKKIASELNAPERKKVFESLKGNKFTILKAENKLTEKQKDKLNRIKQASPLIARMHSLKEDFHNLFEDNKNVVTGTLELINWLKKAEPYYQRSVQTIKRWFGEIVGYFERRTTSGVVEGINNKLKLIKRSGFGFRNFRNFEIRALLSWHYPINLAR